The Nocardioides marmorisolisilvae genomic interval CACCACGCGGGCATGCTCCAGGGACGTTCCCGCTCCAGCTGGGCCGCCAGGGACAGCAGCGTGGTCTCGTCGCAGCGACGCCCGACGAGCTGGACGGCGAGGGGCAGCGCGTCAGGGCCGATGCCGGCCGGGACCGATGCAGCGGGGTGGCCGGTCACGTTCCACAGCGCGGTGTAGGCGATCATCGGCATCGCACGGCGGGACAGGGTGAGCGTGCCGCCCGTGTCCAGGGCCCCTACGGCGCGGGGCCGCTCGGCGATCGTCGGCGTCAGCAGCACGTCGACACCGTCGGGTGCTGCGAAGACCCGGTCGGCGCGCTCCGCGACCCGCTCCCCCGCCCGCAGCGCGGCGCGGAGCACTCGCTGGGTGACCCAGCTGCCCAGCCGGTAGGTCTCCCGGGTACGGCGCTCGAGCCGGTCGAAGTGCTCCACCGCATCGGCCTCGGACCGGACGCCGCCGAAGAACTGGGGGACGAACGCGGCCGTCGGGTCGGGGTAGTGCGGGTCGACCTCGCGAACGTCGTGGCCGAGCCTGGCCAGGGCGTCCGCGGTCTCGCGCACGGCGCGCACCGACTGCAGGTCCGGTCGGACGCCCTTGCCGACCGGCGCGGTGGACCAGCCGACCCGCAACGTGCCGGGCGGGCGGAGTGCGGCCTCGACGAAGGACGACGACGGATCCGCGGCGCGGAACATGTCACCGTCCACATTGCCGCGCAGCACGTCATAGACCAGCGCCGAGTCGAGCACGGAGCGGGTCAACGGCCCGATCGTGCCCAGCGACCACCACAGGTGCGGCACCGGCGACGACGTCACCCGGCCGCGCTCGGGCTTGAGTCCGAACAGCCCGCAACAGGCTGCGGGGATCCGGATCGAGCCCCCGCCGTCACCGCCGAGGCCGAACGGCACCATCCCGGCCGCGACCGCCACGGCGGTGCCCCCGCTCGAGCCACCCGGCGTCCGCGTGCGGTCCCAGGGGTTGCGGGTGTGGCCACCGGCAACGGACTCGGTGAACGGCCACTGGCCGAACTCGGGCATCCTCGTCTTGCCGATCACCACGGCGCCGGCTTCGCGCAGCCGGCGTACCACCTCGCTGTCGGCGCGTGCCGGCGTGCTGTTGCCGCGGCCGCCGAAGGTGGTCACGCAGCCGACGACGTCGATCTCCTCCTTGACCGCGACGGGAACGCCCTGCAGCGGTCCGGGCTGTCCGCCTGCCTGCAGGTGGTCATCGAGGCGGTCCGCCTCGGCCCGGGCCCGGTCGGCCAGCACCACCGAGAACGCGTTCAGCGCGGGGTCGCGCTCGGCGATCCGCGCCAGGCAGTCCTCGACCACCTGACCGGCGGTGATGTCGCCGGTCCCGACAGTGCGTGCGATCTCCCCGGCCCCCAGGTCGGCCAGATTCATCGTCGGCTCCTCTCAGCTCTCCCAACGGAACAGGCGCGCAGCGACCGCAGTGAGCACGACCGCGAACCCCAGCAGGATGCCCATCGGCACCAGCGCCGCGGCAGGGCCCTGTCCGCGCACCATCACGTCGAGCATGCCATCGTTGAGGTGGCGCAGCGGCAACAGACGGGAGATCGTCTGCAGCCACGCAGGCGTGCCGTCGAGGCTGAAGAAGGAGCCGCTGAGGAACGCCATCGGCAGCACGATGAAGTTCGCCAGGTTGATTGCGCCCTCCGTGGTCCGGGCCAATGCGCCGGCGAGCAGGCCGATCGACATGAACGACAGGGTGCCGCTGACCAGCAGGGGCACCCCCACCCACCAGGAGCCGGTCAGCTGCAGGCCGAACAGCGCCATGCCGAGGCAGACGAAGACCGCCATCTGCACCAGGGCGACCACCACGGTCACCAGGATGCGGGCAGCGACGATGGTCCGTGCGCGCACCGGCGCGAGCTGGAGCCGGCGCAGGAGCTTGCTCTGCCGCCAGCCCTGCAAGGTGGCAGCAGCGCCGAAGGAGGCACTCATCGCGACAGCCCAGCCGAGCAGCCCCGGGGTGACGAACTGGATGACCTTCAGCGACTTGTCCTCGACGCGCTCGGCTCGGAAGGAGTACTGCGGGAGCGATCCCGACGCCTGCAGGTTCGCGGCGGTGACGAACGCGCTCAGCGTTCCCTGGGTGACGGCCGCCTTCACCTGGTCGGTCTGGGTGTAGTGGGCGACCAGGGTGTCACCACGCATCTCGATCGCCGCGTCGGCGTCACCCTTGCGCACCTTGGCCAGGGCGGCCTCGCGATCCTGGGTGCGACTGACGTCGAAGGAGCGGTGGAAGGCCCGCCCAGCACCTGCCGGAAGATGGTCGACGAGGGGTACGGCGCCGATCTCGACCAGCTTGCCGGGGCTCTGGTCGGCACCGTTGAAGATGCCACCGAACAGCACCAGGAACATCAGCGGGAAGATCACCGCGAAGAAGACCGACATCCGATCGCGCAGGAACCCCTTGAGGATCGCCACCGCGACCGCACCGAACGCCCCCCGACCAATCCTGGGGCCGATCCTGGAGCTCATGCGCGGTACTCCCGTCCGGTGAGCTGCAAGAAGACGTCCTCGAGCGTCGCTCCCTTCACCTGGAGGCCGTCGAGCAGGTCCCTCGCAGCAAGCTCGGAGAGCACCTCGGCGGGTCGGTGTGTGGTCAGCGTGGTGGTCGACCCGTCCTCGTCGACTCGCTCCACGCCGGGCAGCAGGCCTGCCTCCGCGCCCGCCAGACCGCCGGCCAGCATGATCCTGACCGGAGCCGCGAGGCCGCGGACCAGGGCCGCGGGCGTGTCGAGCTGGAGGATCCGACCGCGGTCCATGATCGCAACCCGGTCGCACAGCGCCTCTGCCTCGTCCATGTAGTGGGTGGTGAGCACCACCGTGCGACCGGACTCATTGAGGCCGGAGAGCAGGTCCCAGAGGTTGCGGCGTGCCTGCGGGTCGATCGCCGCGGTCGGCTCGTCGAGGAAGACCACCTCGGGGTCGTGCACGAGCGCGCAGGCGATCGCAAGCCGCTGCGACTGCCCTCCGGAGAGGTTCTCGGTGCGGGTGTCCGCCTTCTCGCCGAGCCCGACCCGCTCGAGCCATTCGTCGCCGCGGCGAGGCGGCAGGCCGTAGAGCGCGGCGAAGGTGTGGATCTGCTCGCGTGCAGTGAGCCGCTCGAAGTACGCCGAGGTCTGCAGCTGTACGCCGATCCGCGGGAGCAGTGCCTGGTTGCGCGGCCACGGCGGCTCACCGAGCACCAGGACCTCCCCGGAGTCTGGTCGGCGCAGCCCCTCGACCAGCTCCAGGGTGGTCGTCTTCCCGGCACCGTTGGGCCCGAGGATGCCGAAGAACTCTCCCTCGGCCACCTCGAAGCTGACGCCATCGACCGCCCGCGTCTCGCCGTACGCGACGGCGAGGCCCCTCACCTCGATCGCCCCCATGGGCAACGACCCTAGGGGGTTGTCAATCGAGAAGTGAGCGCACCACCCGGAGCGCGACCGACAGCCGGGCGAGGTCGGTCACGTCGTCGTCGCAGATCTCCTCGAGCTGCGCGGTGGCTCGCTGCACCAGCTCCTCGCTCGGGCCGCTGCCGGCCAGCTCCTGGGCGGTGAGCTGGGCATGTACGGCGTGCAGGTCGTCACGCAGCGAGGCCCGCGCCATCGTCTGCCACCGGTCGTCGCGGGGCAACGCGAGGATCCTGGTCACCAGACCTGGCAGGCCGAGCCGCTCACCCAGGGCGAAGTGGGTGCGGGCCACCTCCATCGGGTCGATCTCGTCGCGCGCGCTGGTCTCCACGATGCTCAGCAGCATGTACGCCGGCGGGCACCCGGCGACCTTCTGGGCGAACTCCTCGGGCACCCCCTTGCCGACCAGTTCGTCCCGGCGAGCGTTGAACGCCTCGAGCTCCCGGCCGATCAACAGCTCCGGCAACGCGGCCATCAGCTTCTCGACCGTCACCTCGAACTGCTCGACCAGCGCCTCGCTGTCCAGCGGTGCGCGCCGGTTGTTCACCAGCCAGCGGCTGGCCCGCTCGATGAGGGTGCGGACCTCGATGCGCATCCGGGTCTGCACGGCGGCATCCACGACGTTGTCGAACCCGTCGATCTCGGTCCACAGCCGGCTCGCGCCGTAGACCTCCCGCGCCACGAAGTTCGCCTTCGCCAACGAGTCGACCGACGCTGCGGTCTCCCCGGAGAGGCGGTGGTAGTAGGTGATGCCCGCCCCGTTGACCAGGTCATTGACGATCTGCGTCACCACGATCTCGCGACGCAGCTGGTGCTCCTCCATCTGGGTGCGGTACCCCTGGCGCATCTTGCTCGGGAAGTATCCGTAGAGGTCACTGCGCAGGAACGGGTCGTCGGCGATGTCGGTCTGCAGCAGCCGGTCGGCGAGCACGATCTTCGTGTAGGCGAGCAACACCGAGAGCTCCGGTGACGTCAGCCCTTCGCGGCGCTCCAGTCGGGCCGCTACCTCGCGCCGGCTCGGCAGTGCCTCCAGGTCCCGGTTGAGCACGCCCGACCTCTCCAGGGTGCGCATCCAGTCCTCGTGCACATGCAGCAGCGCCGGCGCCTGCGCCTCGGAGTTGGCCAGCGCGAGGTTCTGCCGGTAGTTGTCGACCAGGACCAGCTCGGCCACCTCGTCGGTCATCGAGGCGAGCAGATCGTTGCGCTGCTTCGTGGTCAGGTCGCCGTCGGTGACCACCCGGTCGAGCAGGATCTTGATGTTCACCTCGTGGTCGGAGGTGTCCACGCCGGCGGAGTTGTCGATGAAGTCGGTGTTCAGCCGCCCGCCGTGGCCGCCGCAGCCTTGCTGGGCGTACTCGATGCGACCCCGTTGGGTGAAGCCGAGATTGCCGCCCTCCCCCACACAGCGCGCGCGCAGCTCACCGCCGTCGACGCGGATCGCGTCGTTGGCCTTGTCGCCGGCGTCTGCGTGACTCTCGCTGGTCGCCTTGACGTAGGTGCCGATCCCACCGTTCCACAGCAGGTCGACGGGTGCGAGCAGGATGGCACGCATCAGCTCCGCCGGCGTCAGCTTCGCCTGGTCGACGCCCAGGGCCGCCCGGACCTGCTGGCTCAGCGGGATCGACTTCGCACTCCTGGGGAAGACGCCGCCGCCCTCGGAGATCAGCGAGGTGTCGTAGTCCTTCCACGACGAGCGGGGCATCTCGAAGAGCCGGCGCCGCTCGGCGTACGACGTCGCCGGGTCCGGATCGGGGTCCAGGAAGATGTCGCGGTGGTCGAAGGCCGCGACCAGGCGGGTGTGCTCCGAGCAGAGCATCCCGTTGCCGAACACGTCGCCGGACATGTCGCCGATGCCGACACAGGTGAAGTCCTCGCTCTGACAGTCCACGCCCATCTCGCGGAAGTGCCGCTGCACCGACACCCACGCTCCCCGGGCGGTGATGCCCATCGCCTTGTGGTCGTAGCCGACCGAGCCACCCGAGGCGAAGGCGTCGCCGAGCCAGTAGCCGTAGTCGGCGGAGACCTGGTTGGCGATGTCGCTGAAGGTCGCGGTGCCCTTGTCCGCGGCCACCACCAGGTAGGTGTCGTCCCCGTCGTGGCGCACCACACCCGACGGAGGTACGACGCTGCGGCCGTCCGGACCCGCGACCAGGTTGTCGGTGAGGTCGAGCAGTCCACAGATGAACGTCTTGTAGCAGGCGATGCCCTCCGCCAGCCAGGCGTCACGATCCACCGCCGGGTCGGGCAGCTGCTTGGGGAAGAAACCACCCTTGGAGCCGACCGGGACGATCACGGTGTTCTTCACCATCTGTGCCTTGACCAGGCCGAGCACCTCGGTGCGGAAGTCGTCGCGGCGATCGGACCAGCGCAGGCCGCCTCGCGCGACTGCGCCGAAGCGCAGGTGGACGCCCTCGACCTTGGGCGAGTAGACGAAGATCTCGTACCTGGGCCGAGGCTCGGGGAGGTAGCCGATGTCGGCAGGCTCCAGCTTCAGCGAGAGGTAGTCGTGCTGGCGCCCGTCGCGATCTCGCTGGAAGAAGTTCGTCCGCAGAGTGGCCTTGATCGAGACCAGGTAGGAGCGCAGGATGCGGTCCTGGTCGAGGCTGGCCACGTCGTCGAGGGCACGCAGCAGCCGTTCCTCGATCTCGGCGCACTTGGCCACCCTGGCCTCACCGTCGGCGGCGAGGTCGCCGTTGCGGCCGGGGTTGAAGCGGGCCTCGAACAGCTGGATCAGCAGCCGGGTGATGTCGACGTTGAGCCGCAGCGCGCCCTCGATGTAGTCCTGGGCGAACGGCGTGCCGCCCTGGCGCATGTACTTCGCGTAGGCGCGGAGCACGGTGGCCTGGCGCCAGGTCAGCCCCGCGGCCAGCACGAGCGCGTTGAATCCGTCGCTCTCGTTGCCGCCGTCCCAGACCGCCTTGACGGTGTCGGCGAACAACGCCCTGG includes:
- a CDS encoding amidase — protein: MNLADLGAGEIARTVGTGDITAGQVVEDCLARIAERDPALNAFSVVLADRARAEADRLDDHLQAGGQPGPLQGVPVAVKEEIDVVGCVTTFGGRGNSTPARADSEVVRRLREAGAVVIGKTRMPEFGQWPFTESVAGGHTRNPWDRTRTPGGSSGGTAVAVAAGMVPFGLGGDGGGSIRIPAACCGLFGLKPERGRVTSSPVPHLWWSLGTIGPLTRSVLDSALVYDVLRGNVDGDMFRAADPSSSFVEAALRPPGTLRVGWSTAPVGKGVRPDLQSVRAVRETADALARLGHDVREVDPHYPDPTAAFVPQFFGGVRSEADAVEHFDRLERRTRETYRLGSWVTQRVLRAALRAGERVAERADRVFAAPDGVDVLLTPTIAERPRAVGALDTGGTLTLSRRAMPMIAYTALWNVTGHPAASVPAGIGPDALPLAVQLVGRRCDETTLLSLAAQLERERPWSMPAW
- a CDS encoding ABC transporter ATP-binding protein produces the protein MGAIEVRGLAVAYGETRAVDGVSFEVAEGEFFGILGPNGAGKTTTLELVEGLRRPDSGEVLVLGEPPWPRNQALLPRIGVQLQTSAYFERLTAREQIHTFAALYGLPPRRGDEWLERVGLGEKADTRTENLSGGQSQRLAIACALVHDPEVVFLDEPTAAIDPQARRNLWDLLSGLNESGRTVVLTTHYMDEAEALCDRVAIMDRGRILQLDTPAALVRGLAAPVRIMLAGGLAGAEAGLLPGVERVDEDGSTTTLTTHRPAEVLSELAARDLLDGLQVKGATLEDVFLQLTGREYRA
- a CDS encoding NAD-glutamate dehydrogenase; translation: MGNSLDTGKSELLGRLCDLAQGRAGTAPKGVNLADLVRGYYRHVAPEDLLDRTEDDLFGVVLHHLRTAASRPQGTALVRVFTPTVPEHGWTAQGHTVVEVVTDDMPFLVDSVSMALDQGQHDVHLVVHPQFVVRRDLTGALQEVLDDRAETSAHDLERESWMHIEIDRVPAEEVDAIRQVLEKVLTDVREAVEDWPKMRAQMERIVGQLEEDPPPLPAHEVEQGTALLRWVADNHFTFLGYREYRLERRGGDEVLIAVPGTGFGILRSDPEGPGVLPPLVAEKAREKTLLVLAKANSTATVHRPVHLDYISVKTFDADGEVAGEQRFLGLFSSAAYTESVTRIPMLREKARAVLDASGFEPMSHAGKALMDVLETYPRDELFQTSVDDLVPIAGQVVHTRERRQLKLFVRRDVYGRYLSCLVYLPRERYNTAVRERIAAILKDQLHGESIEYTAHVGEAFAARLHFVVRPPKGDQLADADIADLERRCAAAARSWRDDLVSAVLAEHGEEQGSRLARKYADSFPEAYKEDYPAAAGAADLARLEAIEGDDGLALALHERLDGKDGEARLKIFRVGPALSLSDVLPVLSTMGVEVVDERPYHLEGLDRESWIYDFGLRYGGPLPEDARALFADTVKAVWDGGNESDGFNALVLAAGLTWRQATVLRAYAKYMRQGGTPFAQDYIEGALRLNVDITRLLIQLFEARFNPGRNGDLAADGEARVAKCAEIEERLLRALDDVASLDQDRILRSYLVSIKATLRTNFFQRDRDGRQHDYLSLKLEPADIGYLPEPRPRYEIFVYSPKVEGVHLRFGAVARGGLRWSDRRDDFRTEVLGLVKAQMVKNTVIVPVGSKGGFFPKQLPDPAVDRDAWLAEGIACYKTFICGLLDLTDNLVAGPDGRSVVPPSGVVRHDGDDTYLVVAADKGTATFSDIANQVSADYGYWLGDAFASGGSVGYDHKAMGITARGAWVSVQRHFREMGVDCQSEDFTCVGIGDMSGDVFGNGMLCSEHTRLVAAFDHRDIFLDPDPDPATSYAERRRLFEMPRSSWKDYDTSLISEGGGVFPRSAKSIPLSQQVRAALGVDQAKLTPAELMRAILLAPVDLLWNGGIGTYVKATSESHADAGDKANDAIRVDGGELRARCVGEGGNLGFTQRGRIEYAQQGCGGHGGRLNTDFIDNSAGVDTSDHEVNIKILLDRVVTDGDLTTKQRNDLLASMTDEVAELVLVDNYRQNLALANSEAQAPALLHVHEDWMRTLERSGVLNRDLEALPSRREVAARLERREGLTSPELSVLLAYTKIVLADRLLQTDIADDPFLRSDLYGYFPSKMRQGYRTQMEEHQLRREIVVTQIVNDLVNGAGITYYHRLSGETAASVDSLAKANFVAREVYGASRLWTEIDGFDNVVDAAVQTRMRIEVRTLIERASRWLVNNRRAPLDSEALVEQFEVTVEKLMAALPELLIGRELEAFNARRDELVGKGVPEEFAQKVAGCPPAYMLLSIVETSARDEIDPMEVARTHFALGERLGLPGLVTRILALPRDDRWQTMARASLRDDLHAVHAQLTAQELAGSGPSEELVQRATAQLEEICDDDVTDLARLSVALRVVRSLLD
- a CDS encoding ABC transporter permease: MSSRIGPRIGRGAFGAVAVAILKGFLRDRMSVFFAVIFPLMFLVLFGGIFNGADQSPGKLVEIGAVPLVDHLPAGAGRAFHRSFDVSRTQDREAALAKVRKGDADAAIEMRGDTLVAHYTQTDQVKAAVTQGTLSAFVTAANLQASGSLPQYSFRAERVEDKSLKVIQFVTPGLLGWAVAMSASFGAAATLQGWRQSKLLRRLQLAPVRARTIVAARILVTVVVALVQMAVFVCLGMALFGLQLTGSWWVGVPLLVSGTLSFMSIGLLAGALARTTEGAINLANFIVLPMAFLSGSFFSLDGTPAWLQTISRLLPLRHLNDGMLDVMVRGQGPAAALVPMGILLGFAVVLTAVAARLFRWES